Proteins encoded within one genomic window of Salipaludibacillus agaradhaerens:
- a CDS encoding peptidase domain-containing ABC transporter, translating into MKLLKKKIPVILQKSNYDCGIICFAMIMSWEEGYRVDPRKLKQDRKQIGREGTDLLYLKTLAKTHGYDLKAFKALNLTEKIAENALKCPMIVHWKNNHFVIIEKIKDNTITIIDPAAGRKTILAEEFERDYSGVAIKLTKKDAARSHTKLKGVSLVNKIRKYLLQEKKMLVYIILLSFVFQFLNLITPFLTQYVIDAFMDNKQTAIRLDLLAILGVCVTILFFGLSILRMYWIIKLQVCINKGLTNQFIKKIFSLPMNFFEVNSSGDIATRINNIAVIREIISRLASTLILDISLLIVFCGVMLYYSPTLSLLVFIGAGLQVFFTTFLLPRIEMFTKQEVNSQANFQSQLVEILRSMTFIKTVGDTKSIEMRMNQLFNDQIGHFSKRMNTSALLGGVSNSINLSLPLFVLIIGIAIGMQNGLTIGTIVAFATIAGRFMAPLGSIIGSLESVKMVEEMVDRVEYVLQEEDEQNNVESHATFNPATDDITFEHVHFSYDNGEDILSNISLVIHPKEKITLIGKTGSGKSTLFKLIAGLYPATKGSIYFGPHNIKDINLMKIRENIGFIVQDVSLFNETIMNNIKYFNDLVSDDAAIQAAKDACIHDDIERLPMGYHTVIGENGVSLSGGQRQRIAIARVLAKDPKILLIDEGTSNLDKATEKEILFNLYKRDMTVVSITHRTDSISEYESIYELNNGMLIQLKSRDKKQLV; encoded by the coding sequence ATGAAATTGTTAAAAAAGAAAATACCAGTGATTCTTCAAAAAAGCAATTATGATTGTGGCATCATATGCTTTGCGATGATCATGAGTTGGGAAGAAGGTTACCGTGTTGATCCAAGAAAGTTAAAACAAGATAGGAAGCAGATAGGACGTGAAGGCACTGATTTACTTTATCTAAAAACTTTGGCGAAGACGCATGGTTACGATTTAAAGGCTTTTAAAGCCCTAAATTTAACGGAAAAAATAGCGGAAAATGCACTTAAATGTCCGATGATTGTTCACTGGAAAAACAACCATTTCGTCATTATTGAAAAAATTAAAGATAATACTATTACTATCATTGATCCGGCCGCAGGTAGAAAAACGATTTTAGCAGAAGAATTTGAACGAGATTATAGCGGAGTTGCGATTAAACTTACAAAGAAAGACGCAGCACGCTCTCATACTAAGTTAAAAGGTGTTTCCTTAGTTAATAAAATTAGGAAATATTTACTTCAAGAAAAGAAAATGCTCGTTTACATTATTCTCCTTTCATTTGTTTTTCAATTTCTCAATTTAATTACACCTTTTCTCACGCAATATGTGATTGACGCTTTTATGGACAATAAACAAACCGCTATACGCTTGGACTTGTTAGCCATATTAGGAGTATGCGTGACCATCCTATTTTTTGGTCTATCAATTCTCAGAATGTATTGGATAATCAAGCTTCAAGTTTGTATTAACAAAGGATTAACGAATCAATTTATTAAAAAAATATTTTCTTTGCCTATGAATTTCTTCGAAGTAAATTCTTCAGGTGATATTGCCACAAGGATTAATAATATAGCAGTTATAAGAGAAATAATTTCAAGATTAGCTTCAACACTTATTTTAGATATCAGCTTATTAATTGTTTTTTGCGGAGTTATGCTCTATTATTCTCCAACATTATCATTGCTAGTATTTATAGGCGCTGGATTACAAGTGTTTTTCACCACATTTTTATTGCCGAGAATTGAAATGTTCACAAAACAAGAAGTAAACAGCCAAGCCAATTTTCAAAGTCAACTCGTTGAAATATTGAGATCTATGACATTTATCAAAACCGTAGGAGATACAAAATCGATCGAAATGAGAATGAATCAATTATTCAATGATCAGATCGGTCATTTTTCAAAAAGGATGAATACTTCGGCTTTACTTGGAGGAGTTTCGAATTCTATTAATTTATCATTACCATTATTTGTTTTAATTATCGGTATAGCGATTGGCATGCAAAACGGGCTCACGATTGGTACCATAGTTGCTTTTGCCACAATTGCGGGAAGATTTATGGCACCATTAGGTTCGATTATTGGTAGTTTAGAATCTGTCAAGATGGTTGAAGAAATGGTCGATCGAGTGGAATATGTTCTTCAAGAAGAAGATGAACAAAATAACGTTGAAAGTCATGCAACCTTTAATCCTGCTACGGATGATATTACGTTCGAGCACGTACATTTTAGCTATGACAATGGAGAAGATATTCTTTCAAATATTAGTTTAGTCATTCATCCAAAAGAGAAGATAACGCTCATCGGTAAAACTGGAAGTGGAAAATCAACGCTATTCAAACTGATTGCAGGTCTTTATCCAGCTACAAAAGGCTCGATATACTTCGGTCCTCATAACATCAAGGATATTAATTTAATGAAAATAAGGGAAAATATTGGGTTTATTGTACAAGATGTGAGTCTTTTTAATGAAACCATTATGAATAACATTAAGTATTTCAACGATTTAGTTTCTGATGATGCTGCAATACAAGCGGCAAAGGATGCATGTATTCATGACGATATTGAACGTCTTCCAATGGGCTATCACACGGTAATAGGAGAAAATGGCGTCAGCCTGTCTGGGGGACAAAGACAAAGAATTGCTATTGCGAGAGTTCTAGCCAAAGATCCAAAAATTCTTCTCATTGATGAGGGGACAAGCAACCTCGATAAGGCGACGGAGAAAGAAATATTGTTTAACTTATATAAAAGAGATATGACCGTGGTTTCTATCACCCATCGTACAGATTCAATAAGCGAGTATGAATCCATTTATGAATTAAACAATGGCATGTTAATTCAATTAAAGTCGAGAGATAAAAAACAATTAGTATAA
- a CDS encoding ABC transporter ATP-binding protein gives MENILKVEDLTVKIKKKTVLSEVNLNIEKGKIYGLLGPNGAGKTTLLKVLLGVFRPTSGTITFQGQNLYDHPDKSLISSIGSIIEFPGFYDNLTLMENLLLHMRYLNQDLSEAHICSLLKKVGLYKHKEKLFSETSLGMKQRLGIARAMAHQPKLLLLDEPTNGLDPHGIKEVREMLIQEVASKGTTVIISSHLLNEIDLMADDIIFMNNGNIIFEMAMNMVDRTKNYMYKLSTPFDLQPELMTELHGQRIFQEEDYVEFVSPFGQREVKVLLEQYKIPVIKLEVFELSLEDLYLKLLSRGEEYELTY, from the coding sequence ATGGAAAATATATTAAAAGTAGAAGACTTGACGGTGAAAATAAAAAAGAAAACGGTTCTTAGTGAGGTCAACTTAAATATTGAAAAGGGAAAGATTTATGGCCTTTTAGGCCCTAACGGTGCTGGAAAGACGACACTTTTAAAAGTTTTACTAGGTGTTTTTCGCCCGACGTCAGGCACCATTACTTTTCAAGGACAAAATTTATATGATCATCCAGATAAGAGTTTAATAAGTTCGATTGGCAGTATTATTGAATTTCCTGGTTTTTATGACAATTTAACATTGATGGAAAATCTCCTTCTTCATATGAGATATTTAAATCAAGATTTGTCAGAGGCCCACATTTGTTCTTTATTAAAAAAGGTTGGTCTTTACAAACATAAAGAGAAGTTATTTTCTGAAACGTCATTAGGTATGAAACAGCGGTTAGGTATAGCGAGAGCCATGGCTCATCAGCCAAAACTGTTGTTACTTGATGAACCGACAAATGGGTTAGATCCACACGGAATAAAGGAAGTAAGAGAGATGCTTATCCAAGAGGTAGCAAGTAAAGGAACGACGGTGATTATTTCCAGTCACTTACTGAATGAAATTGATTTGATGGCGGACGACATCATTTTTATGAATAATGGCAACATTATTTTTGAAATGGCTATGAATATGGTGGATCGGACAAAAAATTATATGTATAAGCTGAGTACACCTTTTGATTTACAACCAGAGCTAATGACAGAACTTCATGGACAACGGATATTTCAAGAAGAAGATTACGTAGAATTTGTGTCCCCCTTTGGACAAAGGGAGGTCAAGGTGTTACTGGAACAATATAAGATTCCAGTTATAAAACTAGAAGTATTCGAGCTTTCATTAGAAGATTTATATTTAAAGCTATTATCTAGAGGTGAAGAATATGAACTTACTTATTAA
- a CDS encoding plantaricin C family lantibiotic: MEELYAIAGNVAEEMEEISLNSVSGGADVQGISQGNDGKYCTITWECSICPTHTCWC, from the coding sequence ATGGAAGAGCTATATGCTATTGCTGGAAATGTAGCAGAAGAGATGGAAGAGATCTCTTTGAATTCTGTTAGCGGAGGAGCTGACGTTCAAGGGATTTCCCAAGGTAATGATGGGAAATATTGTACCATTACTTGGGAATGCAGCATTTGCCCAACTCACACATGTTGGTGCTAG
- a CDS encoding response regulator transcription factor, producing MINMLLVDDHVCVVQGLKLLLEKNKTMAVDIATDSRNVLERIGNVDYDVILLDLFMSYLNGFELSKQILMNDPDKRILIFTGGDISQYFNVLMEIGVSGFISKEASYETVINTIECVVRGETVLPTQLFKQLRRTEPKAELTTKHGLRDITLKEREQKIILSISEGLTNREIADRLLISQRAVEYSLTEIYHKLGVKSRTEALSKANKYSLITLKEIPS from the coding sequence ATGATAAATATGCTTTTGGTAGATGATCATGTATGTGTTGTGCAAGGTCTCAAGTTATTATTGGAGAAAAATAAAACAATGGCAGTAGATATTGCGACGGATAGTAGAAATGTTCTTGAACGAATTGGAAACGTTGATTACGATGTTATTCTACTCGATTTATTCATGTCCTATTTAAATGGCTTTGAGTTATCAAAACAAATTTTAATGAATGATCCTGATAAAAGAATCCTTATTTTTACAGGGGGCGATATATCTCAGTATTTCAATGTACTGATGGAAATTGGGGTGTCTGGATTCATCAGCAAAGAAGCCTCATATGAAACGGTCATTAATACGATAGAATGTGTTGTCCGAGGTGAAACAGTTCTTCCCACTCAACTGTTTAAGCAGCTAAGACGAACAGAGCCAAAAGCTGAACTCACTACTAAACATGGTTTAAGAGATATTACGTTAAAGGAAAGAGAGCAGAAGATTATTCTATCTATTTCTGAAGGCTTAACGAATCGGGAAATTGCCGATAGACTTCTTATTAGTCAACGAGCAGTAGAATATTCGTTGACAGAGATTTACCATAAGTTAGGCGTAAAATCTAGAACGGAGGCTTTAAGTAAGGCAAATAAGTATTCGCTTATTACGTTAAAAGAAATCCCTAGCTAG
- a CDS encoding ABC transporter permease, with product MNLLIKNELTKLKRLKMVYVILVVSFLPFLINTAGMLMMSGEMDAGKYYYFVFNQYAILFPTLVFIFTGFFFYTEFQNRTTLNWISYPFHNFSLMGSKMIAAFILLLGTAILNHVIHLVTLWVLFRTEIQLMTVVTHFFTSFLFSFLILLIIPVAALLVFMTRNILSVVIAGVAFIFVTTILLGADFSIIFPFSFAYRLSIQFFDSSMGYGRTQLELWGSAIFFAYIATSLLGLYKYSQKTRMS from the coding sequence ATGAACTTACTTATTAAAAATGAATTAACCAAATTAAAACGTTTGAAGATGGTGTATGTTATTTTAGTCGTCAGCTTTTTACCTTTTTTGATCAATACAGCTGGCATGTTAATGATGAGTGGCGAGATGGATGCAGGTAAATACTATTATTTTGTGTTTAATCAATATGCCATTCTTTTCCCTACACTTGTATTCATTTTTACTGGCTTCTTTTTTTACACTGAATTTCAAAACAGGACGACATTAAATTGGATCTCGTATCCGTTTCATAATTTCAGTCTAATGGGCTCGAAGATGATTGCTGCCTTTATATTATTACTAGGGACAGCTATCTTAAATCATGTGATCCATCTCGTGACTTTGTGGGTATTATTTAGAACAGAAATCCAGTTAATGACGGTTGTTACCCACTTTTTCACCTCCTTTCTGTTTTCATTTTTAATATTGCTGATTATTCCAGTTGCGGCATTATTGGTGTTTATGACAAGGAATATTCTCAGCGTAGTGATTGCAGGTGTTGCATTTATTTTCGTTACGACGATTTTACTTGGAGCTGATTTTTCAATTATTTTCCCTTTTTCATTTGCCTATCGCTTAAGTATCCAATTTTTTGATTCATCGATGGGATACGGTAGAACTCAGCTAGAATTGTGGGGAAGTGCTATCTTTTTTGCTTATATTGCGACCTCCTTATTAGGATTATATAAATATTCGCAAAAGACTAGAATGAGTTGA
- a CDS encoding type 2 lanthipeptide synthetase LanM family protein, which translates to MNNMLKILRCGEKKESGAAQDASLLDRNIDIVYKGDTQLATESLHNVLSINSLERVRRLYNTDLHKYTFKLNVYQRLKQEIANQEIDPKERSEDILFHTFALKITSYFIKKLTVSNRYQAAKHNLKDESQFLKDVSTQFQKQILKTSYRTLVLDLNINRENGKLQGNTKEEKYRYYNHILLNDSEYLNSFFDFYLGLLRIIANEIRKFKKFITELLTRYDHDKLEISATLSNQTEIEQIETIEVGLGDAHSDGRKVAQVILENSVLIYKPRNLNIDLLYEKIVVWLNEKVDGDQYQISTPKVISRKEYGWVEFIHYEECSDEQDIKNFYRRMGGQIALLYTLNAVDFHSENIIANGSFPVLVDLESLFHIPYEHLKTDTESAYVKAEKKLNSSVRTLGLLPFFFGKENVDISGIGRKGKVQSFIKLPQIKNPNKDDMKIEREYVSMDSSSNHPKWNGEFVYAQDYVSEIKDGFAKVFETISSYSEEILKVINDFSDAVFVRFIPKPTVKYASFLELSLHPRFLHNAIDREVYLAKIWEEIKVNENYIPLAKHEYSDLINDDIPYFKLPIHSKDLFTSRNKVIADYFTHSPFELVRKKINGLSKEELDFQLEVIDLSMLASGDDRQRELKKFVTKNPEDYKKPFHSQQYFIKKAEEIAEHIYSQSFKGTNNGKPNYSWLNSTPVGVEEIQWNLVPMGDTMYDGLSGMAMTYLSLWIVTKKQKYLDIAIDIVEDISVRFKDLELSEERKTHISVGAFSGVSSIIYMLMNFYIATKEKKYKELSLELTDKITILIEQDKEFDIIGGAAGAITVLISCYEWTRNDVFLKTAAQCCEHIMNNAVDINQNEISWVGVAEQPLTGYSHGNAGIIYSLSLLNNYLKDETISEVIMKGMNYENNQMVQDNWIDRRKPIEEAATSAWCHGSPGILLSRLGLAVSHEKKISQQAEIDMNMARDNIFYDGFGREHSLCHGDIGNAAILIAYGRETNQPDVVEMAQNLMLESLQIGEEKGYKCGVGREVETPNLMVGMAGIIYGALFACDERVPNILSLKLDKIE; encoded by the coding sequence ATGAATAATATGCTGAAAATCTTAAGATGCGGCGAGAAAAAGGAGAGCGGAGCGGCTCAAGACGCAAGCCTCTTAGATCGTAATATTGACATTGTATACAAAGGTGATACACAACTCGCCACAGAAAGCTTACATAATGTTTTATCTATTAATTCTTTAGAGAGAGTCCGTCGCCTTTATAACACTGATTTACATAAATATACATTTAAATTGAACGTTTATCAACGTTTAAAGCAAGAAATAGCCAATCAAGAAATAGATCCTAAAGAGCGTTCGGAGGATATTTTATTTCATACATTTGCTTTAAAAATTACCTCCTATTTTATAAAAAAATTAACGGTTTCAAATCGCTATCAAGCAGCCAAACATAATTTAAAAGATGAAAGTCAATTTTTAAAGGATGTCTCTACTCAGTTTCAAAAGCAAATTTTAAAAACTTCTTATAGAACGCTTGTATTGGACTTAAATATAAATCGCGAAAATGGGAAATTACAAGGGAATACTAAAGAAGAGAAGTATCGCTATTATAATCATATCCTTTTAAACGATTCCGAGTATTTAAATTCATTTTTTGATTTTTATCTAGGTCTTTTAAGAATTATAGCCAATGAGATAAGAAAATTTAAAAAGTTTATAACTGAATTACTAACCAGATACGACCATGATAAATTGGAAATTTCCGCAACACTCTCTAATCAAACTGAAATTGAACAAATTGAAACGATAGAAGTAGGATTGGGAGATGCGCATTCGGATGGTAGGAAAGTAGCCCAAGTCATTTTAGAGAATAGCGTCTTGATATATAAACCACGCAACTTAAATATCGATTTACTTTACGAAAAAATAGTCGTTTGGCTCAATGAAAAGGTTGATGGTGATCAATACCAGATCTCTACTCCTAAAGTGATAAGTAGAAAAGAATACGGTTGGGTTGAATTTATCCATTATGAAGAATGTTCAGATGAACAAGATATCAAAAACTTTTATCGGAGAATGGGTGGACAGATAGCTCTTTTATATACACTGAACGCCGTAGATTTTCACTCGGAAAACATTATTGCCAATGGTAGTTTCCCAGTACTAGTAGATTTAGAATCTCTATTCCATATTCCATATGAACATTTAAAGACCGATACAGAAAGTGCCTATGTGAAAGCTGAAAAAAAATTAAATTCTTCGGTAAGGACGTTAGGGTTACTTCCATTTTTCTTTGGTAAGGAAAATGTTGATATTAGTGGAATAGGGCGAAAAGGTAAAGTGCAATCATTTATCAAGCTTCCGCAGATTAAAAATCCTAACAAAGATGATATGAAAATTGAGAGAGAATATGTCAGCATGGACTCCTCATCCAATCATCCTAAATGGAATGGTGAGTTTGTTTATGCACAAGATTATGTTAGTGAAATAAAAGATGGATTCGCTAAGGTGTTTGAAACTATCTCTTCATATTCTGAGGAAATCTTAAAAGTTATTAACGACTTTTCGGACGCTGTATTTGTACGATTCATTCCAAAACCAACTGTTAAATATGCTTCTTTTCTTGAGTTAAGTTTACACCCTCGTTTTCTCCATAATGCGATTGATCGTGAGGTCTACTTAGCAAAGATTTGGGAAGAAATAAAAGTGAATGAGAATTATATTCCTTTAGCCAAACATGAATACAGTGATTTGATAAATGATGATATTCCTTATTTTAAATTACCTATTCATTCTAAAGACTTGTTCACGTCGAGAAACAAAGTCATAGCAGACTATTTCACACATTCCCCATTTGAGCTTGTGCGGAAGAAAATAAATGGATTAAGCAAAGAAGAGTTAGATTTTCAACTAGAAGTCATTGATTTATCGATGCTGGCATCAGGAGATGACAGACAGAGAGAATTAAAGAAATTTGTTACAAAAAATCCTGAGGACTACAAGAAGCCATTTCATTCCCAGCAGTATTTTATTAAAAAGGCTGAGGAGATAGCAGAGCATATCTACTCACAATCTTTTAAAGGGACTAATAATGGTAAGCCTAACTATTCCTGGCTAAATTCAACCCCTGTAGGTGTAGAGGAAATTCAATGGAATCTCGTTCCGATGGGGGACACAATGTATGACGGGTTGTCGGGCATGGCGATGACGTATCTGTCATTATGGATTGTGACTAAAAAGCAAAAGTACTTAGATATAGCAATAGACATTGTAGAGGATATAAGTGTTAGATTTAAAGATTTAGAGCTATCAGAGGAAAGAAAAACACATATCTCCGTTGGTGCTTTTTCTGGAGTCTCCTCTATCATATATATGTTGATGAACTTTTACATTGCAACGAAAGAAAAGAAATATAAAGAACTTTCATTGGAGTTAACAGATAAGATTACAATACTAATTGAACAGGATAAAGAATTCGACATTATCGGAGGGGCAGCTGGCGCAATAACAGTTTTAATAAGTTGTTATGAGTGGACGAGAAACGATGTATTTTTAAAAACGGCAGCGCAATGCTGCGAACATATTATGAACAATGCAGTAGACATTAATCAGAATGAGATCTCATGGGTTGGTGTAGCGGAACAGCCTTTAACTGGCTACTCTCATGGAAATGCCGGCATCATATATTCGCTTTCATTGCTTAATAATTACTTAAAGGATGAAACCATTTCTGAAGTGATTATGAAAGGGATGAATTACGAGAATAATCAAATGGTTCAAGACAACTGGATTGATCGAAGGAAACCGATTGAAGAAGCAGCCACTTCTGCTTGGTGCCATGGCTCTCCAGGTATTTTATTGAGTCGGTTAGGTCTCGCCGTTTCTCATGAGAAGAAAATATCCCAGCAAGCTGAAATTGATATGAATATGGCGAGGGATAATATATTCTATGATGGTTTTGGGCGAGAACATAGTTTATGTCACGGAGATATAGGAAATGCCGCAATATTAATTGCCTATGGGCGGGAAACAAACCAGCCTGATGTGGTCGAAATGGCCCAAAATTTAATGTTGGAAAGCTTACAAATTGGTGAAGAGAAAGGCTATAAATGTGGCGTTGGAAGGGAAGTAGAAACCCCGAATTTAATGGTAGGAATGGCTGGGATTATCTATGGAGCGCTCTTTGCATGTGATGAACGAGTTCCGAATATTCTGAGTTTGAAACTCGATAAAATAGAGTAG
- a CDS encoding HAMP domain-containing sensor histidine kinase has translation MKLSTKYIMIILLSLFIFPISYLGVNFLYYSVIMQLGNFTSEEFYEQDEIEEEWNKQVTSLTGMANDDVIDHLKSIDLFPESMIFWLSDEGDLLMSDGQTEDLNEKWRVSETIAYMKAEQEDDYFTTFSYVEGAENSGYALLRIPQAYIGSEWEVLRDRYSFVWFIALGLIWFLFVFISWVFFNQLRKRLVRIQKNMEVSKNQLVPSEMNVEKDDEIGQLEHSFNRMVKQLKESREKEKTEEVIRKRLIANLSHDLRTPLSIINGHSHKLNQYELNPRANESLKIINEKVNFMAELIDNLSSYTVLSEGKLPINKQSLNITTVVRSSIIAWYPIFEELGFDIEVDLTLPIEWEVDETWLRRVLDNLFQNVQRHAREGKYIAVKTMREQGTSVLKICDHGPGMTTPSKLSGAGIGLSIVDMMLQQMNLKKTVSDKTLGTTITIQPIVKKTGSE, from the coding sequence GGTGTGAATTTCCTTTACTATTCCGTTATTATGCAGTTAGGCAATTTTACGTCTGAAGAGTTTTATGAACAGGATGAAATAGAAGAAGAATGGAACAAGCAAGTCACTTCCCTAACAGGAATGGCGAACGATGATGTGATAGATCATCTAAAAAGTATTGATTTGTTCCCTGAATCTATGATTTTTTGGCTCAGTGATGAAGGAGATTTGCTCATGTCTGACGGTCAAACCGAGGACCTAAATGAAAAATGGCGTGTATCTGAGACGATTGCATATATGAAGGCAGAACAAGAGGATGATTATTTTACAACATTTTCTTATGTAGAAGGAGCGGAAAATAGTGGCTATGCCTTGCTGAGAATTCCTCAAGCTTATATTGGATCAGAGTGGGAAGTTCTTCGAGACCGTTATTCGTTTGTCTGGTTTATTGCTTTAGGGTTAATTTGGTTTCTCTTTGTTTTCATTTCTTGGGTGTTCTTTAACCAATTAAGGAAAAGACTTGTGAGAATTCAAAAAAACATGGAGGTCAGTAAAAATCAGCTCGTTCCTTCGGAAATGAACGTAGAAAAGGATGATGAAATCGGTCAATTAGAGCACTCATTTAACAGAATGGTAAAGCAATTAAAGGAGAGTAGAGAAAAAGAAAAAACGGAGGAGGTCATTCGTAAGCGACTCATTGCTAATTTATCGCATGATTTACGTACACCGTTGTCTATTATAAATGGTCACTCCCATAAATTAAATCAGTACGAATTAAATCCGAGAGCAAACGAATCACTTAAAATTATCAATGAAAAGGTTAACTTTATGGCTGAACTAATTGATAACTTGTCGTCGTACACTGTACTAAGTGAAGGGAAACTACCAATTAATAAACAATCATTGAATATTACAACAGTCGTCCGCTCGTCTATCATCGCTTGGTATCCTATTTTTGAAGAGCTCGGGTTTGATATTGAGGTAGATTTGACACTGCCGATTGAATGGGAAGTTGATGAAACATGGCTGCGGAGGGTTCTAGATAATCTGTTTCAAAATGTGCAACGGCATGCAAGGGAAGGAAAGTATATCGCTGTGAAAACGATGAGAGAACAAGGTACCTCTGTTTTAAAAATATGCGATCACGGTCCGGGCATGACAACGCCTTCGAAGTTAAGTGGTGCGGGGATTGGACTATCGATTGTAGATATGATGTTGCAGCAAATGAACTTAAAGAAAACGGTTTCTGATAAAACACTAGGGACGACAATTACGATTCAGCCTATCGTTAAAAAGACAGGCAGTGAGTAG